A genomic segment from Leptolyngbya boryana PCC 6306 encodes:
- a CDS encoding cation:proton antiporter, with protein sequence MINSLSSLVFSHPLIAEASAESGSLVLAGVLLSLVVVYFASKIGGEICARLDLPSVLGELVAGVVVGVSALHLLVFPSADFDASRSLIMQALQMTANLSPEALNSVFESQSEVISVLAEIGVVILLFEIGLESDLKELIRVGYQAAVVACVGVAVPFGLGTAGLMLLFHVPAIPAIFAGAALTATSIGITARVLSEIQRISSKEGQIIIGAAVLDDVLGIIVLAVVAGLAKTGEVQVSSVIYLIISAAIFLIGSLWLGRLVSPFFVTLVNELKTRGQLLVSALIVAFILSDIAVVIQLEAILGAFAAGLILAETEKREELEAQIKPIADMLVPVFFVVVGARTDVSVLNPFDPANHEGLIMSGFLIVVAILGKVVTGFTVFGQPGLNRLAIGVGMIPRGEVGLVFASFGANTGILSDALQAAIIVMVILTTFVAPPLLRLVFQREESAPVLSAPDDI encoded by the coding sequence ATGATCAATTCCCTTTCCTCACTCGTCTTTTCTCATCCGCTCATTGCAGAAGCCAGCGCAGAAAGCGGGTCTCTTGTTCTCGCAGGCGTTCTGTTAAGCCTAGTCGTTGTCTATTTCGCAAGTAAAATCGGCGGAGAAATTTGTGCCCGCCTTGATTTGCCCTCTGTGTTAGGCGAATTGGTTGCAGGGGTTGTGGTTGGAGTTTCGGCACTGCATTTGTTGGTGTTTCCCAGTGCCGATTTTGATGCCAGTCGATCGCTGATCATGCAAGCCCTGCAAATGACTGCCAACCTCAGCCCCGAAGCACTCAATAGCGTATTTGAATCGCAGAGTGAAGTGATCTCAGTCTTGGCAGAAATCGGAGTCGTGATTCTGCTGTTTGAGATCGGACTAGAATCTGATCTCAAAGAATTAATTCGAGTCGGTTATCAAGCTGCGGTGGTCGCCTGTGTGGGGGTGGCTGTGCCATTTGGATTGGGAACCGCAGGCTTAATGCTCCTCTTTCACGTGCCTGCGATTCCTGCGATTTTTGCAGGAGCTGCTTTGACAGCGACCAGTATCGGCATTACCGCACGAGTCTTGTCCGAAATTCAGCGCATTAGCTCGAAAGAAGGACAAATCATTATCGGTGCGGCAGTGCTCGATGACGTGCTCGGAATTATTGTGCTGGCAGTCGTCGCAGGATTGGCGAAAACTGGCGAAGTGCAGGTTTCGAGCGTCATTTATTTGATTATTAGCGCGGCAATTTTCTTGATTGGCAGCTTATGGTTAGGACGATTAGTTAGCCCGTTTTTTGTCACGCTGGTCAATGAATTGAAAACACGTGGTCAATTGCTCGTCAGTGCTTTGATTGTGGCATTCATTCTGTCGGATATTGCGGTTGTGATTCAGTTAGAAGCGATTTTAGGGGCGTTTGCTGCCGGATTAATTTTGGCGGAAACCGAAAAACGTGAAGAACTCGAAGCTCAGATTAAGCCGATCGCAGATATGCTTGTCCCAGTTTTCTTCGTCGTTGTCGGAGCAAGAACCGATGTCAGCGTCCTCAACCCGTTCGATCCAGCGAATCATGAAGGCTTGATCATGTCCGGATTTCTAATTGTTGTGGCGATTTTAGGAAAAGTCGTGACTGGATTTACGGTGTTTGGTCAGCCTGGATTAAATCGACTCGCGATCGGAGTCGGGATGATTCCACGAGGCGAAGTTGGACTCGTGTTTGCGTCATTTGGGGCAAATACAGGCATTCTCTCCGATGCCTTACAAGCTGCGATTATCGTCATGGTGATCTTAACCACATTCGTCGCACCGCCTTTACTGCGGCTGGTTTTCCAACGAGAAGAGTCGGCTCCAGTTCTCAGTGCGCCAGACGATATATGA
- a CDS encoding LuxR C-terminal-related transcriptional regulator, which translates to MSTPATIQQTSVLLVDDDARFRQGLQTLLQFYNTTNDQRFTVVGEAASSQQAVQLAMEQHPMLILLDMELATGDGIATLMELAKLDLRSRILVLSGHQEDEWVFRAMRAGANGYVVKDDLATQLFQAIETVLSDQIYLSPELATRFFQTFRFYNGQASEAKVKLHLTEREQEVLHWLVQGASNEEIAAHLYISVATVKAHLTAIFNKLGVTSRTQAIIKALKMGLVGYS; encoded by the coding sequence ATGTCCACTCCTGCCACTATTCAGCAAACCTCTGTTCTGCTTGTCGATGATGATGCTCGGTTCCGTCAGGGTCTACAAACCTTGCTTCAGTTCTATAACACGACGAATGATCAACGATTTACAGTAGTGGGTGAAGCAGCTTCTTCACAGCAAGCGGTGCAACTGGCAATGGAGCAGCACCCTATGCTCATTCTGCTGGATATGGAGCTAGCAACCGGAGATGGGATTGCGACCTTGATGGAGTTAGCAAAGCTAGATCTACGATCGCGCATTCTCGTTTTGTCTGGTCATCAAGAGGATGAATGGGTGTTTCGAGCAATGCGGGCTGGCGCAAATGGCTATGTCGTGAAGGATGATCTGGCGACGCAGTTATTTCAAGCGATCGAGACGGTTTTGAGTGATCAGATTTATTTGTCTCCAGAATTGGCAACGCGATTTTTTCAGACGTTCCGGTTTTACAACGGGCAAGCTTCAGAAGCGAAGGTAAAGTTACACTTGACGGAGCGCGAGCAAGAGGTGTTGCACTGGTTGGTGCAAGGCGCTTCTAATGAGGAGATTGCAGCCCATTTATATATTTCAGTCGCGACAGTGAAGGCGCATTTGACGGCGATTTTCAATAAATTAGGTGTGACAAGTCGAACGCAGGCAATTATTAAAGCGTTAAAGATGGGACTAGTCGGTTATTCTTGA
- a CDS encoding type II toxin-antitoxin system RelN family antitoxin, whose translation MRITIDLPQDLQVHLAEQAQQLNLSVETLILQSLQERFQAPDPDETPTETVIEGIHQGLYEALTGQTIPLSQMWDGIDAD comes from the coding sequence ATGCGGATTACGATCGATCTTCCTCAAGATTTGCAAGTTCACCTCGCTGAACAAGCTCAACAACTTAATTTGTCGGTTGAAACGCTCATTCTTCAGTCCCTTCAAGAGCGGTTTCAAGCTCCTGATCCAGATGAAACTCCAACGGAGACGGTGATTGAGGGAATTCATCAGGGGTTATATGAAGCGCTAACGGGGCAGACGATTCCGCTGTCGCAGATGTGGGATGGAATTGATGCCGACTGA
- the murI gene encoding glutamate racemase yields MNMEVSNFGGFLRDLPNGSDPIGLFDSGVGGLTVLREMYRQLPNESLLYFGDTARLPYGTRSQSEIIQFVREILDWMVAHRAKMVIMACNTSSALAIETVRQEYPNLPILGVILPGASAAVRQGRRIGVISTPATAASDAYRQAILEVDPTAEVWQVGCPEFVPLIEQGRIDDPYTHKVAQSYLQPLLDQEIDTLIYGCTHYPHLAPVLKSIVPSSVQFVDPAVHVAKAAAQELEILGLRNQRSPMPTRFYVSGDPKPFMQLAQQWLGCNTIVTQISLSESVAVS; encoded by the coding sequence ATGAACATGGAAGTATCGAATTTTGGGGGATTTCTGCGAGATCTCCCGAATGGCTCTGATCCGATCGGGCTTTTCGATAGCGGGGTCGGCGGTTTGACCGTGCTGCGCGAAATGTACCGTCAATTACCGAATGAATCACTTTTGTATTTTGGCGATACAGCGCGCTTGCCCTACGGAACGCGATCGCAGTCTGAGATTATTCAATTCGTGCGCGAAATTCTCGATTGGATGGTGGCTCACCGCGCCAAAATGGTGATCATGGCGTGTAATACGAGTTCGGCTTTAGCGATCGAAACGGTACGTCAGGAATATCCCAACTTACCGATTTTGGGCGTGATTTTACCGGGTGCCAGTGCAGCAGTCCGACAAGGAAGACGCATCGGAGTCATCTCAACGCCAGCAACGGCTGCAAGCGATGCCTATCGTCAAGCGATTCTCGAAGTCGATCCCACGGCTGAAGTTTGGCAGGTCGGCTGTCCTGAATTTGTGCCCTTAATCGAGCAAGGACGCATCGACGATCCTTACACCCACAAAGTGGCTCAAAGCTATTTACAACCGTTACTCGACCAAGAAATTGACACGCTGATTTACGGCTGTACGCATTATCCGCATTTAGCGCCTGTATTGAAATCGATCGTGCCTTCGTCAGTGCAATTTGTAGACCCGGCAGTGCATGTGGCGAAAGCAGCGGCTCAGGAATTGGAGATCTTGGGACTGCGAAATCAGCGTTCTCCGATGCCGACGCGGTTTTATGTCAGCGGTGATCCGAAACCATTCATGCAATTGGCACAGCAATGGCTAGGATGTAACACGATCGTGACTCAGATCTCGCTGTCTGAATCCGTTGCGGTTAGCTAA
- a CDS encoding DUF4351 domain-containing protein — MTRQPFDEFSKQLFEALLTPYGRVTIDRTVPGEARRIDIYFEPDDSVQLDPNELGQLAQLSTSKSLFEPFRNPPTATDIRSCVSKLYFLHAELDRAAEQTLPDSEQPQLWILASSVSDRVLNDFGGKLQEEDGIYLFDRGWRTGLINIAELRSTEETLWLRLLGKGTTQEQAIEELLMLPENTPKRSTALDLLARWNLSIKVTETLDAEEKRFLMALSKAYLEWERQTLATGRRQGIEQGIERGKAELILMQLRSRFSLPEPLELQIQQLPIAQLDQLAIALLNLSTIAELEQWLAEPR, encoded by the coding sequence ATGACGCGACAGCCCTTCGACGAATTTTCCAAACAACTCTTTGAAGCGCTCCTCACACCTTACGGACGAGTCACCATCGATCGCACCGTTCCCGGAGAAGCTCGTCGCATCGACATCTACTTTGAGCCAGACGACTCAGTTCAACTCGACCCCAACGAACTGGGTCAACTCGCCCAATTAAGCACAAGCAAATCCCTATTTGAGCCATTTCGCAATCCTCCAACCGCAACCGATATCCGTAGCTGTGTTTCAAAACTCTATTTCCTTCATGCCGAACTCGATCGCGCCGCCGAACAAACCCTCCCAGATTCAGAACAACCGCAATTATGGATTCTGGCATCTTCTGTTTCAGATCGAGTTCTAAACGACTTTGGCGGCAAACTTCAGGAAGAAGACGGGATTTATCTTTTCGATCGAGGTTGGCGAACAGGCTTAATCAACATTGCTGAATTACGCTCAACTGAAGAAACTTTATGGCTCAGGCTACTCGGCAAAGGCACAACTCAAGAACAAGCGATCGAAGAGCTACTCATGCTGCCAGAAAACACCCCAAAGCGTTCCACAGCCCTTGATCTATTAGCCCGCTGGAACCTTAGTATAAAAGTAACTGAAACTCTTGACGCAGAGGAGAAGCGATTTCTAATGGCACTCTCAAAAGCATATTTAGAATGGGAACGTCAAACGCTCGCGACCGGAAGAAGACAGGGAATTGAGCAAGGAATTGAGCGCGGGAAAGCTGAACTGATCTTGATGCAACTGCGATCGCGCTTCTCTCTGCCCGAACCCCTCGAACTTCAAATCCAGCAACTCCCGATCGCACAACTTGACCAACTCGCGATCGCACTGTTGAATCTCAGTACGATCGCAGAATTAGAGCAATGGTTGGCAGAACCCCGCTGA
- a CDS encoding caspase, EACC1-associated type: protein MAKIALLIGVSEYAEGLKSLPAAVKDVAAMRSILSDPEIGGFDRVVPLENPDLQTMQEEIATLFSECGEEDLLLLYFSGHGITDEFGKFYFSNRSSRKLADGRLNKGTAVPASFVHDQMENCESRRMVVILDCCNSGAFGANVARDEGTIDFSRQLGGEGRIVLTSSSAIEYSFERSGEELAVYTRYLVEGLRTGAADLDEDGLISANELHEFVRTKLTRAMPSMHPERYVVRDGEKIVLARAFVDVAQKYRKLVEQYCAEGEIRPAGRRMLDRRAQGFGLDAAVARQIEDEVLQPYREHRANLAEYEEVLRECKFPLDERDRRELKELQQELGLTDESVLEIERRIVPDAKDVEVPASVEPKPTIKEPLKPSLPVFSFEVITVNDRGQEIDRRQSQANYRREELAKGVFLDMVWIPGGTFWMGAAEGELEAEDIEKPRHQVTIEPFFMGKYAVTQAQWKAIAQFPKINRALELDPSKFKGNNRPVERIFWEDAIEFCERLTRKTGERYRLPSEAEWEYACRAGTTTPFHFGETITFDLVNYNGNNTYAYAAKGKYRKTTIDVGSFPPNAFGLYEMHGNVWEWCADPWHDSYTNAPVDGRVWEVESDRENNRRVLRGGSWFNSPRYCRSAARLFNAAGIRLNLNGFRVVCSAPRTL, encoded by the coding sequence ATGGCAAAGATAGCGTTGCTGATTGGCGTGAGCGAGTACGCTGAGGGGTTGAAGTCGTTGCCTGCGGCGGTGAAGGATGTGGCGGCGATGCGATCGATATTGAGCGATCCAGAGATTGGTGGGTTCGATCGCGTTGTGCCGCTTGAGAATCCAGATTTACAGACGATGCAGGAGGAGATTGCTACGCTCTTTAGCGAGTGTGGTGAGGAAGATCTATTGCTGCTGTATTTTTCGGGGCATGGGATCACGGATGAGTTTGGCAAGTTTTATTTCAGCAATCGGAGTTCGAGAAAGTTAGCGGATGGCAGGCTGAATAAGGGTACGGCGGTTCCTGCGAGTTTTGTGCATGACCAGATGGAGAATTGCGAGTCGCGGCGGATGGTTGTGATTTTGGATTGCTGTAATAGTGGGGCGTTTGGGGCGAATGTTGCGCGGGATGAGGGGACGATCGACTTTTCTCGGCAGTTGGGCGGAGAGGGGCGGATTGTGCTGACTTCTTCTTCGGCGATCGAGTATTCGTTTGAGCGGTCTGGGGAGGAGTTGGCGGTTTATACGCGTTATTTGGTGGAGGGGTTGCGGACGGGAGCGGCGGATCTCGATGAGGATGGGTTGATTTCGGCGAATGAGTTGCATGAGTTTGTCAGGACGAAGCTGACGCGGGCGATGCCTTCAATGCACCCGGAGCGGTATGTGGTGCGGGATGGAGAGAAGATTGTTTTGGCGCGGGCATTCGTTGATGTTGCTCAGAAGTATCGCAAATTGGTCGAACAGTATTGTGCAGAGGGTGAGATTCGTCCGGCGGGGCGGAGAATGCTCGATCGAAGAGCGCAAGGTTTTGGGCTGGATGCGGCGGTGGCGAGGCAGATTGAGGATGAAGTGCTTCAGCCATATCGGGAACATCGGGCGAATTTGGCAGAGTATGAAGAGGTTTTGCGCGAATGTAAGTTTCCGTTGGATGAACGAGATCGACGAGAGCTAAAAGAACTTCAGCAGGAATTGGGGCTGACGGATGAGAGTGTTTTAGAGATTGAGCGGCGAATTGTTCCTGACGCAAAGGATGTAGAGGTTCCGGCTTCTGTAGAGCCTAAACCGACAATCAAAGAGCCTTTAAAGCCTTCGCTTCCGGTTTTTAGCTTTGAAGTGATTACGGTCAACGATCGAGGACAGGAAATCGATCGTCGTCAAAGCCAAGCGAATTACCGTCGAGAAGAACTCGCGAAAGGTGTCTTTCTCGATATGGTTTGGATTCCAGGTGGAACCTTTTGGATGGGTGCGGCAGAGGGAGAGTTAGAAGCAGAAGATATTGAGAAACCTCGGCATCAAGTGACGATCGAGCCTTTTTTCATGGGTAAGTATGCGGTGACTCAGGCGCAATGGAAAGCGATCGCTCAATTCCCCAAAATCAATCGGGCTCTCGAACTAGATCCATCCAAGTTCAAAGGCAATAATCGACCTGTTGAGCGAATTTTTTGGGAGGATGCTATCGAGTTTTGCGAACGATTAACTCGAAAAACGGGAGAGCGATACCGATTACCGAGCGAGGCTGAATGGGAATATGCGTGTCGGGCTGGAACGACGACCCCGTTCCATTTTGGAGAAACAATTACGTTTGACTTGGTAAACTACAACGGCAATAACACTTATGCGTATGCAGCGAAAGGGAAGTATCGCAAAACCACGATCGATGTCGGGAGTTTTCCTCCGAATGCGTTTGGTCTGTATGAGATGCATGGAAATGTATGGGAATGGTGCGCTGATCCATGGCATGACAGCTATACAAATGCGCCTGTAGATGGTCGTGTTTGGGAAGTGGAAAGCGATCGTGAGAACAACCGCAGAGTGTTGCGGGGCGGCTCCTGGTTCAACTCTCCGAGGTATTGCCGTTCTGCGGCTCGCCTCTTTAATGCTGCGGGGATTCGCCTCAACCTCAACGGTTTTCGCGTCGTGTGTTCTGCGCCGAGGACTCTGTAG
- the psbN gene encoding photosystem II reaction center protein PsbN: MEPAFALNISLCVAIVGLTGYAIYTAFGPPSVDLDDPFEDHED; encoded by the coding sequence ATGGAACCAGCATTCGCGCTGAATATCTCGCTCTGTGTAGCGATCGTTGGACTGACCGGATACGCGATTTACACTGCTTTTGGACCGCCTTCGGTTGATTTGGATGACCCGTTTGAAGATCATGAAGACTAA
- a CDS encoding type II toxin-antitoxin system RelE family toxin: MELMPTDLPFVRIELAPRFKRDLRALAKSYRHVRSDLQPLIDQLQAGELPGDRISGVKYAVFKVRLKNRDVQKGKSGGYRVIYYLKAGDLIILVTIYSKSDLTDVGAEVVEDAIAKYEKELQSDSSDLEER; the protein is encoded by the coding sequence ATGGAATTGATGCCGACTGATTTGCCTTTTGTTCGGATTGAACTTGCTCCCCGTTTCAAACGAGACTTACGCGCTCTTGCTAAATCGTATCGCCACGTTCGATCTGATCTTCAACCGCTGATCGATCAACTTCAGGCAGGCGAGCTTCCTGGAGATCGTATTTCTGGAGTCAAATATGCGGTTTTCAAAGTTCGTCTAAAAAATCGTGATGTTCAGAAAGGAAAGAGCGGCGGCTACCGAGTAATTTACTATCTCAAAGCAGGTGACTTGATCATTCTGGTTACGATTTACTCCAAATCAGACCTTACCGATGTTGGTGCTGAAGTGGTTGAAGACGCGATCGCAAAGTACGAGAAAGAACTCCAGTCTGATTCTTCCGATTTGGAGGAGCGCTAG
- a CDS encoding N-acetylmuramoyl-L-alanine amidase, producing the protein MTFPAQAARLQSWRLSPTQTQLEFFTDDGVQPTAQLLSNPTRLVIDMPGVTFGRPQVTESYNGAIRAIRVGQFAPGTTRMVVEYAPGYTIDPNQVQFQPRAANQWSVQLPNPQISGVINPSPVTPSPVTPPPISSTPPATNARAFLQSLQATGDGFFLRSTGGAPEIRSLRSGDRRQMIFDFYGATISPNLSPRDLPVNLNGVSRAQITQLSPDVVRVTLTLSEQSPNWQASVSPSGGLIILPQTIGASPGQPVSQTAIVQSVELDANRQLVIRGNQALNYSAGWDRPSGAYRILIRSARTDLRTIQLPANSPLLRAQVRQEGNDVAVLIIPASGNQIGAIVQSSPQQLTVPFTRSGLFPVTPPPITPQPVTPPPTTNPIPVPPRPTPTPVPRPIPSGRQVVILDPGHGGPDPGAVGIGGIQEKEIVLDVSRRVRDILERSNVQVVMTRNADIDLDLQPRVDIAERARATIFVSIHANAISMSRPDINGVETYYFQSGLELAQTIHRNILAGTGAPDRRVRSARFYVLRRTSMPSVLLELGFVTGRDDARRLSDTTFRQRMAESIARGILEYLGRRS; encoded by the coding sequence TTGACTTTCCCGGCTCAGGCTGCCCGATTACAGTCCTGGCGGTTAAGTCCGACTCAAACTCAATTAGAATTTTTCACCGATGACGGCGTGCAGCCCACCGCGCAATTGTTGAGCAATCCGACTCGTCTTGTGATTGATATGCCCGGTGTCACGTTCGGTCGCCCCCAAGTCACAGAATCCTATAACGGTGCGATTCGCGCGATTCGAGTGGGGCAATTTGCTCCTGGTACGACTCGCATGGTCGTTGAATATGCGCCCGGATACACGATCGACCCTAATCAGGTGCAGTTCCAACCGAGAGCCGCCAATCAATGGTCGGTGCAGTTGCCGAATCCCCAAATTTCAGGCGTGATTAATCCTTCACCCGTTACGCCTTCACCCGTTACCCCGCCGCCGATTTCCTCGACTCCTCCTGCGACTAATGCGCGCGCGTTTCTACAAAGTCTGCAAGCGACTGGAGATGGGTTCTTTCTGCGATCGACCGGAGGTGCACCGGAGATTCGTTCCTTGAGATCCGGAGATCGCCGCCAAATGATTTTCGATTTTTACGGCGCAACGATTTCTCCAAATCTTTCCCCGCGTGATTTGCCCGTCAATTTGAATGGCGTTTCTCGCGCTCAAATTACCCAGCTTTCGCCAGATGTGGTTCGTGTGACTTTGACACTCTCTGAACAAAGCCCAAATTGGCAGGCGAGTGTCAGTCCTTCCGGGGGCTTGATAATTCTGCCCCAAACGATCGGAGCGAGTCCTGGACAGCCCGTTTCGCAAACCGCGATCGTCCAATCCGTAGAACTAGATGCCAACCGTCAACTCGTGATCCGAGGCAATCAGGCTCTCAACTACAGCGCCGGATGGGATCGCCCTTCAGGAGCTTATCGTATCCTGATTCGCTCTGCCCGTACGGATCTTAGAACGATTCAACTCCCTGCCAACAGTCCCCTACTTCGTGCCCAAGTTCGGCAAGAAGGCAATGACGTTGCAGTCTTGATCATTCCTGCGTCTGGCAACCAAATTGGCGCGATTGTGCAGTCTAGCCCACAACAATTGACGGTTCCATTTACTCGATCAGGCTTATTCCCCGTCACCCCACCCCCTATCACCCCACAACCCGTCACCCCACCCCCCACAACCAATCCGATCCCCGTCCCCCCTCGTCCCACTCCCACCCCAGTTCCCCGCCCGATCCCAAGCGGTCGTCAAGTCGTTATCCTCGATCCCGGACATGGTGGACCCGATCCTGGAGCAGTCGGAATTGGTGGAATTCAAGAGAAAGAAATCGTTCTCGATGTCAGCCGCCGCGTGCGAGACATCTTAGAACGTAGTAATGTTCAGGTTGTGATGACGCGCAATGCAGATATTGATCTCGATTTGCAGCCCCGTGTCGATATTGCTGAACGCGCTAGAGCCACAATTTTTGTCAGTATTCACGCGAATGCAATCAGCATGAGCCGTCCCGATATCAATGGAGTCGAAACCTACTATTTCCAAAGTGGATTGGAACTCGCCCAGACGATTCATCGCAATATCTTGGCGGGCACTGGCGCGCCCGATCGCCGAGTTCGCAGCGCTCGATTTTATGTACTGCGGCGCACCTCAATGCCCTCAGTCTTACTCGAACTTGGGTTTGTCACAGGGCGAGATGATGCGCGCAGGTTGTCAGATACGACATTCCGGCAACGGATGGCAGAATCGATTGCACGTGGGATTCTTGAGTACTTGGGTAGACGCAGTTAG